The Brenneria rubrifaciens genome has a window encoding:
- a CDS encoding DNA adenine methylase, which translates to MGYLGSKAASGAYQKIIANMPPHDVYVETHLGGGAIMLNKPPARLNIGIDIDPDTVEAFCQFNPDFVDRLDTQLRIINEDAIDFLQSHDLEPMGRTLIYADPPYLLETRTSRARYRHEYTVDDHRDLIAILQQVPYSVMISGYPSALYDELLKGWRSVTFQVMTRGGARTEKLWMNYPESSAYSAKYAGKDYIDRQRIKRKAERWAAKYRAMMPAERLAVMTALCEVDVRAQNN; encoded by the coding sequence ATGGGGTATTTGGGAAGTAAGGCCGCGTCCGGAGCGTATCAGAAAATTATCGCTAACATGCCGCCGCATGATGTGTATGTTGAAACACATCTGGGCGGCGGTGCGATCATGTTGAATAAACCACCCGCGAGGTTAAATATTGGGATTGATATTGATCCGGATACCGTTGAGGCGTTTTGCCAGTTCAATCCTGATTTTGTAGATCGGCTAGATACGCAGCTAAGAATCATAAATGAGGATGCCATTGATTTTTTGCAAAGCCACGACCTCGAACCAATGGGTCGTACTTTGATTTATGCAGACCCTCCCTATCTGCTGGAGACCAGAACCAGCCGCGCCCGCTATCGGCATGAATACACTGTTGATGATCATCGGGATTTAATCGCTATTCTACAGCAGGTTCCTTACAGCGTAATGATTTCCGGCTATCCGTCAGCGCTCTATGACGAGCTTTTAAAGGGCTGGCGATCGGTAACGTTCCAGGTGATGACGCGCGGTGGGGCCAGGACAGAAAAACTATGGATGAACTATCCAGAAAGCTCGGCCTACAGCGCCAAATATGCTGGTAAAGATTACATTGATCGGCAGCGTATCAAGCGAAAAGCGGAACGATGGGCGGCAAAATACCGGGCTATGATGCCAGCGGAACGGCTGGCGGTGATGACGGCATTATGTGAAGTTGATGTCAGAGCACAAAATAATTAG
- the gpM gene encoding phage terminase small subunit, producing MLTPAQKHFQRVMAERHGNAETQTDTARTAHEQIMHRLRMDQSALRKVQSDQAKAAMKQRLLPQYEGWIDGTIEGDSGRQDEVIVTLMVWAIDAADYPLAVRIGRYVVTHGLAMPDRFNRTAPTVLVEEICDPILVQVKADDSADISSYLTVLDDVTQIVDSKDMPDQVRAKLFKTRAFALRGGTEADQATALEYLREALKLDAGAGVKKEIERLARLVKKASQSVDAEGRTDAGNGEDAGNAANSAGDATEGVTADGNAEASSNAAVVAMATNKTSTRKTAATARKTTPRKAAAKKTETEKTE from the coding sequence ATGCTGACACCGGCACAAAAACATTTTCAAAGGGTCATGGCCGAGCGCCACGGCAACGCGGAAACGCAGACGGACACCGCCCGCACCGCACATGAACAAATTATGCACCGGCTGCGCATGGATCAGAGTGCATTGCGCAAAGTGCAGTCCGACCAGGCGAAAGCTGCCATGAAACAGCGGTTGCTGCCGCAGTATGAGGGCTGGATTGACGGAACGATTGAAGGCGACAGCGGGCGACAGGATGAAGTGATTGTCACTCTGATGGTGTGGGCGATCGATGCCGCTGATTATCCGCTTGCGGTGCGTATTGGCCGCTATGTTGTTACTCACGGCCTCGCCATGCCAGACCGCTTTAACCGTACTGCGCCGACCGTGTTGGTTGAAGAAATCTGCGATCCGATTCTGGTACAGGTGAAAGCCGACGATAGCGCCGATATTTCCAGTTATCTGACTGTGCTGGATGACGTCACCCAGATTGTTGACAGCAAAGACATGCCGGATCAGGTGCGCGCCAAACTGTTTAAAACCCGCGCCTTTGCGCTACGTGGCGGAACTGAGGCAGACCAGGCGACGGCGCTGGAATACCTGCGCGAAGCGTTAAAGCTGGATGCGGGCGCGGGTGTGAAGAAAGAAATCGAACGCCTGGCGCGTCTGGTTAAGAAAGCCAGCCAATCCGTTGATGCAGAGGGTAGAACTGACGCGGGTAACGGGGAGGATGCCGGTAATGCTGCCAATAGTGCCGGGGATGCAACCGAAGGCGTGACGGCTGACGGAAACGCTGAAGCATCGTCAAATGCGGCAGTGGTGGCCATGGCAACGAATAAGACCTCAACCCGCAAAACGGCGGCGACAGCCAGGAAAACAACGCCCCGCAAGGCCGCGGCTAAGAAAACAGAGACCGAAAAAACCGAATAA
- a CDS encoding terminase large subunit domain-containing protein has protein sequence MTVQEAFIRQRARQLYWQGYPPAEISRLMGINQNTVYAWKKRDEWDETPPIQRITTSIDARLVQLTSKEKKTGGDFKEIDLLTRQLKKLDNGTAATQPKKKIRKKQNFFSEAQIAALRENILSSLHWHQQGWYDNHHHRNRAILKSRQIGATWYFAREALLRALTDEVKYKHQRNQIFLSASRRQAYQFRSFIRSAAEEVDVELKGGDMIQLANGGELHFLGTSAATAQSYTGNLYFDEFFWVGRFANLKKVAGAMATLKGLTRTYFSTPSAESHEAYPFWTGEAFNKGRTHAKRVEFDTSWKTLNSGLMCPDNIWRQIVTLQDAIDHGWDLTDIDEIRQENSPEEYNNLYDCQFIKNGESAFDYNMLLTCGADGYDDWPDWKPYAMRPMADRPIWIGYDPNGASGKGDSGAISVSAAPLVGGGKFRTIETLRIRGMEFEEQANLIIGMLSRYNVQHIGIDGSGIGEAVYQLIKKRFPAAACYQFSPASKRMLVLKMQQIVRGGRWEYDRGEYDLITAFSAVRKIVTPGGVITYDTDRTRGVSHGDLAWATMLAIINEPLGQDGGSTMTVMEY, from the coding sequence ATGACGGTTCAGGAAGCATTCATCAGGCAGCGGGCGAGACAGCTTTACTGGCAGGGATACCCCCCGGCGGAGATCTCGCGTCTGATGGGTATCAACCAAAATACGGTCTATGCCTGGAAAAAGCGCGACGAATGGGACGAAACGCCGCCGATTCAACGGATCACCACGTCCATTGATGCGCGACTGGTGCAACTGACCAGCAAGGAAAAAAAGACCGGCGGAGACTTCAAAGAAATCGACCTGCTGACGCGTCAGTTGAAAAAGCTGGATAACGGCACAGCGGCCACTCAACCGAAAAAAAAGATCCGCAAGAAACAGAATTTTTTTTCAGAGGCGCAGATCGCCGCGCTGCGTGAAAACATCCTTAGTTCGCTGCACTGGCATCAGCAGGGCTGGTACGACAATCATCATCACCGTAATCGGGCAATCCTTAAATCTCGTCAGATTGGGGCGACCTGGTATTTCGCCCGCGAAGCGTTATTACGGGCGCTGACAGATGAGGTGAAGTACAAGCATCAGCGCAACCAGATATTTCTGTCGGCCAGCCGTCGCCAGGCGTACCAGTTCCGCAGCTTTATTCGTTCTGCTGCGGAAGAGGTTGACGTTGAGTTGAAAGGCGGCGACATGATCCAACTTGCCAACGGTGGCGAGCTTCATTTTCTCGGCACCTCGGCGGCGACGGCGCAGTCTTACACCGGCAATCTGTATTTTGATGAGTTTTTTTGGGTCGGTCGGTTCGCCAACCTCAAAAAAGTGGCGGGCGCAATGGCAACCCTGAAAGGGTTAACGCGCACCTATTTTTCTACCCCATCTGCTGAAAGTCATGAGGCTTATCCGTTCTGGACAGGGGAAGCCTTCAACAAGGGGCGCACACACGCAAAGCGCGTTGAATTCGATACCTCATGGAAGACGCTCAACAGCGGCCTGATGTGTCCCGACAACATTTGGCGGCAGATTGTCACCCTACAGGACGCCATCGATCACGGCTGGGATCTCACTGACATTGACGAAATCCGCCAGGAGAACAGCCCGGAGGAATACAACAATCTTTACGATTGCCAGTTTATTAAAAACGGCGAATCGGCTTTCGACTACAACATGCTGCTGACCTGCGGCGCTGATGGTTATGACGACTGGCCGGACTGGAAACCGTATGCAATGCGGCCAATGGCCGATCGCCCGATATGGATTGGTTACGATCCCAACGGCGCCAGCGGGAAAGGTGATAGCGGCGCTATTTCAGTCAGTGCGGCGCCGTTGGTCGGCGGAGGCAAATTCCGCACCATTGAAACGTTACGTATCCGGGGCATGGAGTTTGAAGAACAGGCCAACCTGATTATTGGCATGTTGTCACGCTACAACGTTCAGCACATTGGTATTGACGGCAGTGGGATTGGTGAGGCGGTTTACCAACTGATAAAGAAAAGATTCCCGGCGGCAGCCTGCTATCAGTTCTCACCAGCCAGCAAGCGGATGCTGGTATTGAAAATGCAACAGATAGTCCGGGGTGGGCGCTGGGAGTATGACAGGGGAGAATATGACCTGATCACAGCGTTCAGCGCTGTTCGCAAGATTGTTACCCCCGGCGGGGTTATAACGTATGACACCGATCGCACACGAGGCGTTAGCCACGGCGATCTTGCCTGGGCGACCATGCTCGCAATTATTAACGAACCGCTGGGGCAAGACGGCGGCAGCACAATGACGGTTATGGAGTATTAA
- a CDS encoding head completion/stabilization protein: MSLVAGRTVTAAADDVPDIDDNGEKVSVSAFWPDISLSAARMEMRINGAVTTTRLKHVVIEAVAHVTDQLEKWQVSQESNSYSTLADVPAKQVNGESVKVHRYRRAVFSIARALLIENYRDVDTTGDAGEKHASALTLQAADLWRDARWAIADIRGAVRNFAEAF; this comes from the coding sequence ATGAGCCTTGTTGCCGGACGCACCGTCACCGCCGCCGCTGACGATGTGCCTGATATCGATGATAACGGCGAGAAAGTCAGCGTTAGCGCGTTCTGGCCGGATATTTCATTGAGTGCCGCTCGTATGGAAATGCGCATCAATGGTGCGGTGACCACTACCCGGCTAAAACACGTCGTGATTGAAGCGGTCGCGCATGTCACCGACCAGTTGGAAAAGTGGCAGGTTAGCCAGGAAAGCAACAGTTATTCAACGCTGGCTGACGTACCGGCAAAGCAGGTGAACGGCGAAAGCGTGAAAGTACACCGTTACCGCCGCGCCGTGTTCAGTATCGCGCGCGCATTGCTTATTGAGAACTATCGCGATGTTGACACCACCGGGGACGCTGGCGAGAAGCACGCCAGCGCGCTGACTTTGCAGGCGGCAGATCTATGGCGTGATGCCCGCTGGGCGATAGCAGACATTCGCGGCGCTGTACGCAACTTTGCGGAGGCGTTTTAG
- a CDS encoding GPO family capsid scaffolding protein: MAGKTSTRKKFRVMTSGTTIDGRSVSRDQIHAMAAAYNPAVYGARVNIEHYLSPFPDSTFCAMGDVMALSAEDIAEGPLTGEAALFAEIEPTDRMKTMTDDGKKIYSSVEIHPKFSLTNGPYLVGLAMTDTPASLGTDKLKFAAEKRSEIMRFNVVDAVPTMFTAAIEADLVQAEQARADSGKEWFSRVMGILGKGKKTDDERFSQVHQAVEVVAQSQADLSDQFSTAEQECASNKQAIEKLTTDLTALQRKLETTDGNFSRRPPASGGDAGQLAEF; this comes from the coding sequence ATGGCAGGCAAAACGAGTACCCGTAAAAAATTCCGCGTGATGACCTCCGGCACCACTATTGATGGCCGTAGCGTCAGTCGCGATCAAATTCATGCGATGGCGGCGGCATATAACCCGGCGGTTTATGGCGCTCGCGTCAATATTGAGCATTATCTGTCGCCATTCCCGGACAGCACATTTTGTGCAATGGGCGATGTGATGGCCCTGTCCGCCGAGGATATCGCTGAGGGGCCATTAACAGGCGAAGCGGCATTGTTTGCCGAAATTGAACCTACTGACCGCATGAAAACCATGACCGACGATGGGAAAAAGATTTATTCCAGCGTCGAAATTCACCCCAAATTCTCTCTGACTAACGGCCCGTATCTGGTCGGCCTGGCAATGACTGATACACCGGCCAGCCTGGGAACTGACAAGCTGAAATTTGCCGCTGAAAAACGCAGTGAAATTATGCGGTTCAACGTGGTAGATGCTGTACCAACCATGTTTACCGCAGCTATTGAAGCTGATTTGGTGCAGGCAGAGCAGGCGCGCGCCGACTCCGGCAAAGAGTGGTTTTCCCGCGTGATGGGCATCCTGGGTAAAGGCAAGAAAACCGACGATGAGCGATTCAGTCAGGTGCATCAGGCGGTTGAAGTGGTTGCACAGTCACAGGCCGATTTAAGTGACCAGTTCAGTACCGCAGAGCAGGAATGCGCCAGCAATAAACAGGCCATCGAAAAGCTGACCACTGATCTGACCGCGCTGCAACGGAAGCTGGAAACCACGGACGGTAATTTCAGCCGCCGCCCGCCTGCCAGCGGTGGCGACGCCGGTCAACTGGCTGAATTCTAA
- a CDS encoding phage major capsid protein, P2 family: MRNDTRKLFDQYVSQQASLNGVTVNSVAARFNVDPSVQQRMEAAAQESDAFLKQINVFGVNEQIGEKILIGSKGPLAGVNNSTTTRRNPAPNGSMTPYDYMCRKVNYDYAIKYAQLDAWAHRPNFQPLISAAMVRQMSLDRIMIGFNGTSYADPSDRTANPLLQDCGIGWLQKIRNEASHRIISGVTITSRDQNNGIIATGTYGNVDAAVYDAKNSLMDEWHKRNPDNVVILAGDLLTTSSFPTINAMSQTNPNSEMLAGQLIVARERVGNMPTFIAPYFPVSGILITPFKNLSLYYQNGGLRRTIKEEPEYNRVATYQSSNDDFVVEDYGAVAFIDGITFAQAENGG; this comes from the coding sequence ATGAGAAATGACACTCGCAAACTGTTTGATCAGTATGTGTCCCAACAGGCGTCGCTGAATGGCGTCACCGTGAACTCGGTGGCGGCGCGGTTCAACGTCGATCCCAGCGTACAGCAAAGGATGGAAGCGGCGGCACAGGAAAGTGATGCTTTCCTGAAACAAATCAACGTATTCGGCGTTAATGAACAGATTGGTGAAAAAATCCTGATCGGCAGTAAGGGGCCATTGGCCGGCGTGAACAACAGCACAACCACGCGCCGCAACCCCGCCCCCAACGGCAGCATGACGCCTTACGATTATATGTGCCGTAAGGTCAACTACGACTATGCGATTAAATACGCACAGTTGGACGCCTGGGCGCATCGGCCTAATTTCCAGCCGCTGATCAGCGCGGCGATGGTGCGCCAGATGTCGCTTGACCGCATCATGATCGGCTTTAACGGCACCAGTTATGCCGATCCGTCAGACCGCACAGCCAATCCGCTGTTGCAGGATTGCGGGATTGGCTGGTTGCAAAAAATCCGCAACGAGGCATCACACCGCATTATCAGCGGCGTGACCATCACTTCGCGCGACCAGAACAACGGCATTATCGCGACCGGCACCTATGGCAACGTGGACGCCGCCGTGTATGACGCGAAAAACAGTCTGATGGATGAGTGGCACAAGCGTAACCCGGATAACGTGGTGATCCTGGCCGGTGATCTACTGACAACCAGTAGCTTCCCGACCATTAACGCCATGAGTCAAACCAACCCCAACAGCGAAATGTTGGCCGGTCAGTTGATTGTGGCCCGCGAACGCGTGGGAAACATGCCGACCTTTATCGCGCCGTACTTTCCGGTCAGCGGCATTCTGATCACGCCGTTTAAAAACCTGTCGCTGTATTACCAGAACGGCGGGCTGCGCCGCACCATCAAGGAAGAGCCGGAATATAACCGCGTCGCTACCTACCAATCGTCTAACGATGATTTTGTCGTGGAGGATTACGGCGCCGTGGCATTTATCGACGGCATCACCTTTGCGCAGGCAGAAAACGGCGGTTAA
- a CDS encoding replication endonuclease produces the protein MSEQWAYPWNAPRPAISAYQGIADSLPSLAVNTTEPHPVVEEHLKRLVSRAAFSDLDIDQAVARLDYFESNATLLTMRRRFAEAVQAEHQAALKNWMETPEGVEARLREQPFFIRDTYRQKIEWLWANREPRHVSAFFMGTVKKALLRLDAVRTKQGVRDGFVSELASYWRARWAHLAEFTKREVINAGHAIAASVAEMFETECGNSSPENLTNEEIQTLFWHLGREMLALRVTPPCWGVIIGDNESRNRIYSAILRITNPEWWGRKLWRLRCEWRENQFRAIGVIHKKRMPYVSIDALNQWQEQRRKNRAFFKAHELVDEDGNIASLEDMVYASISNPVIRRHELMTRMAGVEMVAISRSDEGIFLTITCPSRYHATIQSGHQNPKWDTSSPRQGQRYLCKTWAKAMSALNRRGLRPYGFRVAEPHHDATPHWHVLLFMPPEDRKEITCILREYFIAEDRAELGRNTGARFKAKRLDPKKGSATAYVAKYISKNIDGYALDGELDGETGKPLRETAKFAMAWASQNNIRQFQPFGLPPVTVWRELRRLANQLTAMQKEAGTFKRGAAQLADPSMDAVLASADAGCFATYIEKQGGVLIPRERYTVRIAYEEADEQNTYGETPEKIYGVFSPRLGALSRICTRLIKWKIRKKQAVDDGANASAVRVLAVTSPSGDAWSSVNNSTVGEKTVIPEDIAGGDCASCEPPHGEIDSTSEQESIDFEQMTDAERRELLNRLRSQPPDRRQNKYSSTTQPIKANEKQTVSKLSDEWRVSVTDFARSLGWDISRGEVQRLAMGYAITFAGRPYIARADGCLYCAPVKGRESVDQDKAVTLLKRVAALRELAAQS, from the coding sequence ATGTCCGAGCAGTGGGCCTACCCCTGGAACGCGCCGCGCCCCGCGATCTCCGCGTATCAGGGGATCGCTGATTCCCTTCCTTCTCTGGCGGTAAATACTACCGAGCCGCATCCCGTCGTCGAGGAGCATCTTAAGCGGCTGGTATCACGCGCTGCTTTCTCTGATCTGGATATCGATCAGGCCGTCGCGCGGCTGGACTATTTCGAGTCTAATGCAACATTGCTGACGATGCGCCGCCGATTCGCTGAAGCGGTGCAGGCAGAGCATCAGGCCGCATTAAAAAACTGGATGGAAACGCCGGAAGGTGTGGAAGCCCGGTTGCGCGAACAACCGTTTTTTATCCGTGATACCTACCGGCAAAAAATAGAATGGCTGTGGGCCAACCGCGAACCGCGACACGTCAGCGCCTTTTTCATGGGAACCGTGAAAAAAGCCCTGCTGCGTCTGGATGCCGTGCGCACAAAACAGGGCGTGCGCGATGGTTTTGTGTCAGAACTCGCGAGCTACTGGCGGGCGCGCTGGGCGCATCTGGCCGAGTTCACCAAGCGTGAAGTAATTAACGCCGGTCATGCTATCGCCGCCAGCGTCGCGGAAATGTTTGAAACCGAATGCGGTAATTCTTCGCCGGAAAATCTGACAAATGAAGAGATACAGACGCTTTTTTGGCATCTGGGGCGAGAAATGCTGGCGCTGCGGGTTACTCCGCCATGCTGGGGCGTGATTATCGGTGATAACGAATCACGAAATCGTATTTACTCCGCCATTCTGCGCATTACTAACCCTGAATGGTGGGGACGTAAGCTATGGCGTTTACGCTGTGAATGGAGAGAAAACCAGTTCCGCGCTATTGGCGTGATCCATAAAAAGCGTATGCCTTATGTCAGCATTGACGCGCTAAACCAGTGGCAAGAGCAGCGCCGCAAAAATCGCGCCTTCTTTAAGGCACATGAATTGGTTGATGAAGATGGCAACATTGCATCACTCGAAGATATGGTGTATGCCAGCATTAGCAATCCGGTTATTCGTCGGCATGAGCTAATGACGCGCATGGCGGGTGTTGAAATGGTTGCTATTTCGCGTAGTGATGAGGGGATTTTTCTTACTATTACCTGCCCGTCCCGCTATCACGCCACAATTCAGAGCGGCCATCAAAATCCCAAGTGGGATACCTCATCCCCTCGTCAGGGACAGCGTTACTTATGCAAAACTTGGGCTAAGGCTATGTCGGCACTCAACCGTCGCGGCCTGCGGCCCTATGGTTTTCGTGTTGCCGAGCCGCATCACGACGCTACACCACACTGGCATGTTTTGCTGTTTATGCCGCCAGAAGACAGAAAAGAAATTACCTGCATTCTGCGTGAATACTTTATTGCCGAAGACCGCGCGGAGTTGGGCCGCAATACCGGCGCCCGTTTCAAAGCGAAGAGACTCGATCCGAAAAAAGGCAGCGCTACGGCATACGTGGCGAAATACATCAGCAAAAACATTGATGGTTACGCACTTGATGGCGAGCTTGATGGCGAAACCGGAAAGCCCCTGCGCGAGACGGCTAAGTTTGCGATGGCGTGGGCGTCACAGAATAACATTCGCCAGTTTCAACCGTTCGGCCTGCCGCCGGTCACGGTATGGCGCGAACTGCGCCGACTGGCGAACCAGCTTACTGCGATGCAGAAAGAAGCCGGAACATTTAAACGCGGTGCCGCTCAACTTGCCGATCCCTCAATGGATGCCGTGTTAGCGTCTGCCGATGCCGGATGTTTTGCTACTTATATTGAAAAACAAGGCGGCGTGCTGATCCCGCGTGAGCGATACACGGTACGCATCGCTTATGAAGAGGCAGACGAGCAAAACACCTACGGCGAAACGCCGGAAAAAATCTACGGGGTATTTTCTCCGCGCCTGGGGGCGCTCTCGCGTATCTGTACCCGGTTAATCAAGTGGAAAATCAGAAAAAAACAGGCCGTTGACGATGGCGCCAATGCCAGCGCCGTGAGGGTTTTGGCCGTTACGTCGCCCTCCGGCGACGCTTGGAGTTCTGTCAATAACTCTACGGTAGGCGAAAAAACAGTCATTCCGGAAGACATAGCTGGGGGTGACTGTGCCAGCTGTGAACCGCCGCACGGAGAGATTGACAGCACATCAGAACAAGAAAGCATCGACTTTGAGCAGATGACGGACGCGGAACGGCGCGAATTGCTAAACCGGCTCAGGTCGCAACCGCCGGATCGGCGACAAAATAAATACTCGTCCACAACTCAGCCCATTAAAGCGAATGAAAAACAGACGGTTAGCAAACTGTCGGACGAGTGGCGCGTCAGCGTTACCGATTTCGCCCGGTCGCTGGGTTGGGATATCAGCCGCGGGGAAGTTCAGCGCCTGGCAATGGGCTATGCGATCACCTTTGCTGGTCGGCCATACATTGCGCGCGCTGACGGGTGCCTGTACTGCGCGCCGGTGAAGGGACGGGAATCTGTGGATCAGGATAAAGCGGTGACGTTATTGAAACGTGTCGCCGCGCTGCGGGAGTTAGCCGCACAGTCGTAA
- a CDS encoding helix-turn-helix domain-containing protein gives MSKLQFINDVNGKPQFVVLSIKEYEKMLSDSDSGYEDIPYVADEHDNETVPNDVVEIMFRDDVSLLAAWRIHRGLSQYDVAEKLGTTQSAVSQWEAKDSRPQKKTREKLAELYHCRPEQMTL, from the coding sequence ATGTCAAAACTACAATTTATCAATGACGTGAATGGTAAACCACAGTTCGTGGTATTATCAATCAAAGAGTATGAAAAGATGTTGTCTGATAGCGATTCAGGCTATGAGGACATTCCTTATGTTGCTGATGAGCACGATAACGAAACCGTGCCTAATGACGTGGTAGAAATCATGTTCCGTGATGATGTTAGCCTGCTTGCTGCCTGGCGCATTCATCGCGGATTATCACAATACGATGTGGCCGAAAAGCTGGGGACAACACAATCAGCGGTTTCACAGTGGGAAGCGAAAGATTCCCGCCCGCAGAAAAAAACCCGCGAAAAACTGGCTGAACTTTATCACTGCCGTCCTGAGCAAATGACGCTTTGA
- a CDS encoding tail protein X, with translation MKVKALQGDTVDQLCYRHYGRTEGVTEAVIAANPGLSGQLFLAAGQSVEMPDSVEAEEPQIIQLWS, from the coding sequence GTGAAAGTGAAAGCGCTACAGGGCGATACCGTCGACCAACTGTGTTACCGGCATTACGGACGCACGGAAGGCGTAACCGAGGCGGTTATTGCCGCCAACCCCGGCCTGAGTGGTCAATTATTTCTGGCTGCGGGTCAGTCAGTCGAAATGCCGGATAGCGTTGAGGCCGAAGAGCCGCAAATCATCCAGCTTTGGAGCTAA
- a CDS encoding type II toxin-antitoxin system RelE family toxin, producing MVKVIWTRKALKQRSTIDRRYQDTISEKVAELENFPAVKLDITTLKGEAGKFRLRTGDYRVIFEIIKGEPVVCEVQAVKRRTSTTY from the coding sequence ATGGTAAAGGTAATCTGGACAAGGAAAGCGTTGAAACAACGTTCAACGATAGACCGAAGATATCAGGACACCATAAGTGAGAAAGTTGCCGAACTGGAGAACTTCCCCGCCGTCAAACTGGATATTACTACGCTGAAGGGTGAGGCGGGTAAATTCAGGCTACGGACTGGAGACTACAGGGTAATTTTTGAAATCATTAAAGGTGAGCCAGTTGTCTGTGAAGTTCAGGCGGTCAAGCGCAGAACATCAACAACTTACTAA
- a CDS encoding phage portal protein has protein sequence MSRRKSPRARRQSGTDLAAELQKLPGLNTFTFDGPWPLTSSYDLLDSMYCADNGRYYETPINWYGLARQFGHASWHQSALIFKRNVLAGCFIPHKLLSRQMFSAFALDWLVFGNAYLELRKNVFGGPLSLRHVLAKYTRRGSDLDTYWFIQSGLDDYSFKTGDVCHVINPDIHQEIYGMPEYLAGLLSANLSHSADMFRKLYYDNGSHAGCIVYVNSAIADQESLDKLKKTLTDTRRGGAFKNILLHAPNGGKDSVQILPFSQISAKDEFIGVKSATRDDILAAHRVPPQLMGAIPEGNGSFGDIEKAAKVFAINELTPVMEAMKYVNEWLGEEVIRFNPYALLDTDK, from the coding sequence TTGAGCAGACGAAAATCACCGCGTGCGCGGCGGCAATCCGGGACGGATCTGGCCGCAGAACTACAAAAACTCCCCGGCCTGAACACGTTTACGTTTGACGGCCCCTGGCCGCTCACATCGTCCTATGACTTGTTGGACTCGATGTATTGCGCCGACAATGGCCGGTACTACGAGACGCCGATCAATTGGTACGGTCTGGCGCGACAATTCGGTCATGCCAGTTGGCACCAGTCGGCGCTGATATTCAAGCGCAATGTACTGGCTGGCTGTTTCATTCCTCACAAGCTGCTGTCCCGCCAGATGTTCTCCGCGTTTGCGCTTGACTGGCTGGTTTTCGGCAATGCCTATCTTGAATTACGAAAGAACGTGTTTGGTGGCCCGCTATCATTACGTCATGTCCTGGCAAAATACACCCGGCGCGGTTCCGATCTGGATACCTACTGGTTTATTCAGTCTGGGCTGGATGATTATTCGTTTAAGACCGGTGATGTTTGTCACGTTATCAATCCTGATATTCATCAGGAAATCTACGGGATGCCGGAATATCTGGCGGGGCTGCTGTCCGCCAACCTGTCTCACTCTGCCGATATGTTTCGCAAACTGTACTACGACAATGGCAGTCATGCGGGCTGCATCGTCTACGTTAACAGCGCCATTGCCGATCAGGAAAGCCTGGACAAATTAAAAAAGACGCTGACGGATACGCGACGGGGCGGGGCTTTCAAAAACATTCTGCTACATGCGCCAAATGGTGGTAAAGACTCCGTGCAGATCCTGCCGTTTAGTCAGATATCGGCAAAGGATGAATTCATTGGCGTTAAGTCGGCAACGCGTGATGACATTCTGGCAGCGCATCGTGTGCCGCCTCAACTGATGGGCGCTATACCCGAAGGCAATGGTTCATTTGGTGATATCGAAAAGGCCGCAAAGGTATTCGCCATCAATGAACTTACCCCGGTCATGGAAGCGATGAAGTATGTAAATGAATGGCTGGGCGAGGAAGTGATACGCTTCAACCCTTACGCGCTGCTGGATACCGACAAATAA